One Pullulanibacillus sp. KACC 23026 DNA segment encodes these proteins:
- a CDS encoding zinc-binding dehydrogenase, protein MQAAILNQFGTPQFGEFNRPQSKEGHLVVDVRAAAISQFDLAFASGTHYMKPEKLPFVAGFEGVGELEDGRLVYFSKPVSPFGSMAEQTLVSPQSIIEVPEGVDAAVAAVLANSGLAAWLPLSWRAKLEPGETVMILGATGVVGQLAVQSAKQLGAGKILAIGRDQTKLMKTKELGADVLINIGDNPDWSQKVRDVAPEGVDLIIDYLWGEPALAALETAAVGARLVQIGTKASNLLTLSGSLIRNKNLSVMGFASYHAGEERTSAYQELCRLARDGKLSVEFKRVPLSHIEFAWDRQRQGEAKRLVIIP, encoded by the coding sequence ATGCAAGCAGCTATTTTAAATCAATTTGGTACTCCACAATTTGGAGAATTTAATCGTCCTCAATCGAAAGAAGGACATCTTGTTGTCGATGTGCGTGCAGCGGCCATCAGTCAATTTGATTTAGCATTTGCATCCGGAACCCATTATATGAAACCAGAAAAACTTCCTTTTGTAGCGGGATTTGAAGGAGTTGGTGAATTGGAGGATGGACGGCTTGTCTATTTCTCTAAACCGGTTTCGCCATTCGGTTCAATGGCAGAGCAAACACTCGTTTCGCCACAATCTATCATTGAAGTACCAGAGGGCGTAGATGCAGCGGTTGCAGCCGTTTTAGCCAATTCAGGATTAGCTGCTTGGCTGCCATTATCATGGCGTGCCAAGCTTGAGCCTGGAGAGACAGTTATGATCTTAGGTGCAACGGGTGTGGTAGGTCAATTAGCGGTTCAGTCAGCCAAGCAACTAGGGGCTGGAAAGATCCTAGCGATTGGAAGAGATCAAACTAAGTTAATGAAAACAAAAGAGTTAGGGGCGGATGTCCTAATAAACATAGGGGATAATCCGGATTGGAGCCAAAAGGTTCGTGATGTTGCCCCAGAAGGTGTGGATCTGATCATCGATTATCTTTGGGGGGAACCGGCTTTAGCGGCTCTAGAGACGGCAGCGGTTGGTGCAAGACTTGTACAAATTGGAACAAAGGCTTCTAATCTCTTAACCTTATCTGGTTCACTGATCAGAAATAAAAACTTGTCCGTGATGGGCTTTGCCAGCTATCATGCAGGTGAAGAAAGGACATCGGCTTATCAAGAACTATGTCGGCTAGCACGGGATGGCAAGCTATCAGTCGAATTTAAACGAGTGCCGCTGTCCCACATTGAGTTTGCCTGGGACAGACAGCGCCAAGGAGAGGCCAAACGATTGGTTATCATTCCTTAG
- a CDS encoding acyl-CoA reductase, whose product MNHLGQEKTIELFKLPASINIEEFEERIIETKKGFYRLLTPVLTENLIKEITDTIKSSRDYYLMKLSINEIVDKIDQAVQKWLNPHYPLRQLAELLLPPLTGYDAEMIRLELKQYMRNFRKKELLRFIDEELDQATILDEFRPRKTGGMSMAFGPSLIFHVFSGNVPGVQLWSLIMGLLVKSANLGKTSSSEPLMAVLFGQSLAEVDERLAETLAILPWKGGTEELELPSIEAAEAIIVYGSNTTVEKIRPMVPYYKRFLTYGHKISFALIGKEALTADRYYETIHHLAEDISIYDQQSCLSPQLVMIEKGGGVSPKQAAQLLASELERYHLKRPRAVLKPNEAMAIQKARHHYTFAAMENPEEITVYQSQGDTAWTVIFHYHVGFELSPLNRTVHVFTTEKLEEDLHVLRPYQHYLQSCGAAVKPERLFSLAKELGSIGVDRISAIGEMNHARPGWHHDGGLNLLSLVRFIDIEKTAEEKAEHYDPDVE is encoded by the coding sequence GTGAATCATCTAGGTCAAGAAAAAACTATTGAACTTTTTAAACTTCCAGCTTCTATTAATATTGAAGAATTTGAAGAACGAATCATCGAAACGAAAAAGGGTTTTTACAGGCTTCTTACTCCTGTTTTAACAGAAAACTTAATAAAAGAAATAACGGATACCATAAAGTCTTCACGAGACTACTATCTCATGAAACTATCCATAAACGAAATTGTTGATAAAATCGATCAGGCTGTTCAAAAATGGCTGAATCCACACTATCCTTTACGTCAGTTAGCTGAGTTGCTGTTACCTCCTTTAACAGGCTATGATGCTGAAATGATTCGCCTTGAACTTAAACAATACATGAGAAACTTTCGTAAAAAAGAGCTTTTGCGTTTCATTGATGAAGAATTGGATCAAGCAACGATTTTAGATGAATTCCGTCCTCGAAAAACGGGTGGGATGAGCATGGCATTCGGGCCAAGCCTTATTTTTCATGTTTTTTCTGGAAATGTTCCAGGGGTTCAGCTTTGGAGTTTAATCATGGGATTACTTGTTAAATCAGCTAATCTGGGTAAAACCTCATCAAGTGAGCCGTTAATGGCCGTGCTTTTTGGACAGTCCTTAGCAGAAGTCGATGAACGCCTCGCAGAAACGCTTGCCATTCTGCCATGGAAAGGAGGAACAGAGGAGCTTGAATTACCTTCTATTGAAGCGGCAGAAGCCATTATTGTTTATGGGTCTAATACAACGGTTGAAAAGATAAGGCCTATGGTCCCTTACTATAAACGTTTTCTGACTTATGGGCATAAAATCAGTTTTGCTCTTATTGGGAAGGAGGCGTTAACCGCAGATCGTTATTACGAAACGATTCATCATCTTGCTGAAGATATCTCGATATATGACCAACAAAGTTGCCTATCCCCTCAACTTGTGATGATCGAAAAGGGGGGGGGCGTCTCACCTAAACAAGCAGCACAGCTCCTTGCTTCAGAGCTTGAACGTTATCATCTTAAAAGACCAAGGGCCGTTTTAAAGCCAAATGAAGCCATGGCCATTCAAAAAGCCAGACATCATTACACGTTTGCGGCTATGGAAAATCCTGAAGAGATAACCGTTTATCAGAGCCAAGGAGATACGGCCTGGACGGTCATTTTTCATTATCACGTTGGATTTGAATTAAGCCCATTAAATCGAACGGTTCATGTCTTTACGACCGAAAAGTTAGAGGAGGATCTTCATGTTCTTCGTCCTTATCAACATTATCTTCAATCCTGCGGGGCGGCGGTCAAACCCGAGCGGCTGTTTAGCTTGGCTAAAGAATTAGGGAGCATTGGAGTAGATCGTATTTCAGCAATAGGCGAAATGAATCACGCCAGGCCGGGCTGGCATCATGATGGGGGATTAAATTTACTAAGTTTGGTTCGCTTTATTGATATAGAGAAGACGGCTGAAGAGAAAGCGGAGCACTATGATCCGGATGTTGAATGA
- a CDS encoding fumarylacetoacetate hydrolase family protein, translated as MTEIKNIYCVGRNYAAHAKELKNEVPTSPFLFSKPTHAIVEANGQSISLPGNKGSVHFETELIIRIGRPFEKGIKVDQLVDSMAIGIDFTLRDVQSELKKKGHPWLLAKGFRNSAVVSRFIPFPGVEELKMKTFSLHRNGEMAQQGTIENMIFDLQTIIDFAGENFGLGEGDIIFTGTPEGVAPVNDQDQLALAWNHQVLGECVIKLT; from the coding sequence ATGACTGAGATAAAAAACATTTATTGTGTGGGCCGCAATTATGCTGCTCATGCAAAGGAATTGAAAAATGAAGTCCCTACGTCTCCGTTCCTATTCTCTAAGCCTACTCATGCTATTGTTGAGGCTAACGGTCAGTCTATTTCTTTACCAGGGAATAAAGGATCTGTCCATTTTGAAACAGAGCTTATTATAAGAATAGGCAGACCCTTTGAGAAGGGAATTAAAGTGGATCAACTTGTAGACAGCATGGCCATTGGGATTGATTTTACTTTGCGTGACGTCCAAAGTGAACTTAAGAAGAAAGGACATCCGTGGCTGCTTGCCAAAGGGTTCCGGAATTCGGCTGTTGTGAGCCGATTTATTCCTTTCCCTGGAGTGGAAGAGTTAAAAATGAAGACCTTTTCTTTACATAGAAATGGTGAAATGGCCCAACAAGGAACAATTGAAAATATGATTTTTGATCTGCAAACCATTATTGACTTTGCGGGAGAAAACTTTGGGTTAGGAGAAGGAGATATTATCTTTACGGGGACGCCAGAAGGGGTGGCGCCCGTCAATGATCAGGACCAATTGGCACTCGCATGGAACCATCAAGTCCTTGGTGAGTGTGTGATCAAGCTGACTTAA
- a CDS encoding MarR family transcriptional regulator produces the protein MNLPDKAVDLWRVVLQKLEQEKSQQSNKMLRELDEDSRNSGYTLSELQVIDLIEKLENPNVTLLAERMKMTRGAISKIVSRLKERHEIDSYQYADNQKKLYYRLTSKGEKICHYHRAIHEEAERKVVAFFEHYSDEDLQVIIKFLTDVSNHVDGLLVD, from the coding sequence TTGAATTTACCAGATAAAGCAGTGGACTTATGGAGAGTTGTCTTACAGAAATTGGAACAAGAGAAGAGTCAACAATCCAATAAAATGTTGCGGGAATTAGATGAAGATTCCCGAAATTCGGGCTATACCTTATCCGAGCTGCAGGTTATAGATCTGATAGAGAAACTTGAAAACCCGAATGTCACTTTACTTGCTGAGAGGATGAAGATGACACGTGGTGCGATCTCCAAAATTGTTTCGAGACTAAAAGAGCGTCATGAAATAGACAGTTATCAATACGCTGATAATCAAAAAAAATTATATTACCGATTAACCTCCAAGGGGGAAAAAATTTGCCACTACCATCGGGCGATTCATGAAGAGGCTGAAAGGAAAGTGGTGGCTTTTTTCGAGCACTATTCAGATGAAGACCTTCAAGTTATTATAAAGTTTCTAACAGATGTGTCTAACCATGTTGATGGTTTGTTAGTTGATTAA
- the ppc gene encoding phosphoenolpyruvate carboxylase: protein MTTALSTNEHDSSAPLRHDVNLLGHILGEVLVHHGGQELLDKVEKIRQMTKSLRTKHVDETYKELKEEIHNLKPPFRQQVIRAFSIYFHLVNIAEQNHRIRRRREYQLQEDSISQPGSIENAVAALKEKQVSGEVIQNVLDKLSLELIITAHPTEATKRTVLELHKRIADLLKQLDNPMLTKNEKKHLNESLTNEITALWQTDELRYRKPTVMDEVKNGLYYFDQTLFDCLPEIHQELEERLSEFYPDYDWKVPNFLRFGSWIGGDRDGNPNVTPEITYQTLKEHRALVLKKYEKALLLLMEHFSYSTNRVAVSQALIDSVEKEESTLLSDDQKWSATHEIYRRKLAIMIEKLRHVGRSEKGYQSAEALLDDLLLINESVKGHLPKGQVLKKLRQLIRQVQLFGFHLATLDVRNHSGEHEAAITEILRTVNLAENYAELSEDEKVTLLNKVLKDPRPIVLLNEDYSKETQKMLNVFRMIKRAHDEFGRRSIEVYLISMAESASDVLEVLLLAKEAGIYRLHADGRIESHLNIAPLLETIDDLVAGPAIMEKLFQMDVYRNQVAEHNDRQEIMLGYSDGSKDGGTLTANWHLYKAQQEIHNVAKKYGIGLKFFHGRGGSLGRGGGPLNRSILSQPFETLGDGVKITEQGEVLSSRYQLYEIAYRSLEQATSALLTASAHVSNDSEFSRKHDTKWVEAMEDMSAASLRKYQSLVFEDPDFLTYFKQATPLLELGALNIGSRPMSRKGSDRFEDLRAIPWVFAWTQSRQLLPAWYAAGTGIQTFIEKDADHLNLLKQMYKSWPFFRSTVDNLQMALTKADLKTAVEYIDMVEDKEVANRIFNNIVDEYERTKSVLLQITESEELLDQTPTIQASVRLRNPYVDPLNFLQVDLISKSRQTEEKDDDLFNEVLLTISGIAAGLRNTG from the coding sequence ATGACAACAGCATTATCCACGAATGAACATGATAGCAGTGCCCCTTTGCGTCATGATGTGAACTTACTTGGCCATATTTTGGGTGAAGTACTTGTTCATCATGGTGGGCAGGAGTTATTAGATAAGGTTGAAAAAATTCGCCAAATGACTAAATCACTGCGTACAAAGCATGTCGATGAAACTTACAAAGAATTAAAAGAAGAAATTCACAATTTAAAACCACCATTTAGACAGCAAGTGATCCGAGCCTTTTCGATTTATTTCCACCTGGTTAATATTGCGGAACAAAATCATCGGATCCGTCGCCGTCGTGAGTATCAGTTGCAAGAAGATTCTATTTCACAACCAGGCTCTATTGAGAACGCCGTTGCAGCTTTGAAAGAAAAACAGGTGTCTGGCGAGGTCATTCAAAATGTCTTAGACAAATTATCTTTGGAATTAATTATTACAGCCCATCCAACTGAGGCGACAAAACGAACGGTTTTAGAATTGCACAAACGCATTGCTGATCTATTAAAACAGTTAGATAATCCGATGCTTACAAAAAATGAAAAAAAGCATCTAAATGAGAGTTTAACTAACGAAATAACTGCTTTATGGCAAACGGATGAACTTCGCTACCGAAAACCTACTGTTATGGATGAAGTGAAAAATGGTCTTTATTATTTTGATCAGACCTTATTTGACTGCTTACCTGAAATCCACCAAGAGTTAGAAGAACGCTTATCAGAGTTTTATCCTGATTACGATTGGAAGGTTCCGAACTTTTTGCGTTTTGGCTCTTGGATTGGCGGTGACCGTGATGGAAATCCAAACGTCACACCAGAAATTACTTATCAAACGCTGAAAGAACATAGGGCTCTCGTGCTTAAAAAATATGAGAAAGCACTACTATTGTTGATGGAGCACTTCAGTTATTCAACGAACAGAGTGGCAGTCAGTCAAGCCTTAATCGATTCGGTTGAAAAAGAGGAAAGCACCTTACTAAGCGATGACCAAAAGTGGAGTGCCACTCATGAGATTTATCGGCGAAAGCTTGCCATTATGATTGAAAAGCTCCGTCATGTAGGTCGTTCCGAGAAAGGGTATCAATCAGCGGAGGCTTTATTAGACGATCTTTTACTGATTAATGAAAGCGTTAAAGGCCATTTGCCAAAAGGTCAAGTTTTAAAGAAATTACGTCAATTAATTCGACAAGTCCAACTGTTTGGGTTCCACCTTGCTACCCTTGATGTACGTAATCACAGTGGTGAACATGAAGCAGCTATCACGGAAATTCTCCGAACGGTTAATCTTGCGGAAAATTACGCGGAGCTCTCAGAAGATGAAAAAGTAACCCTTCTAAATAAAGTGTTAAAGGATCCGCGGCCGATCGTTTTGTTGAATGAAGATTATTCGAAAGAAACGCAAAAAATGCTGAATGTCTTTCGAATGATCAAACGAGCTCATGATGAATTTGGCAGACGCTCGATTGAAGTGTATTTGATCAGTATGGCGGAATCGGCAAGTGATGTTCTAGAAGTGCTGCTTTTGGCAAAAGAAGCCGGCATTTACCGACTTCATGCGGATGGCCGTATCGAAAGCCATCTCAACATTGCCCCATTGCTCGAAACGATTGACGATTTAGTTGCAGGTCCTGCTATTATGGAAAAACTATTCCAGATGGACGTCTATCGTAATCAAGTTGCTGAGCACAATGACCGCCAGGAAATTATGCTTGGCTATTCAGATGGCAGTAAGGACGGCGGCACACTCACCGCCAATTGGCACTTATATAAGGCGCAGCAAGAGATTCATAATGTAGCCAAAAAGTATGGAATCGGGTTGAAATTCTTCCATGGCCGCGGTGGTTCCCTTGGTCGTGGCGGCGGTCCGTTAAACCGAAGTATTTTGTCACAGCCTTTCGAAACATTGGGTGACGGAGTTAAAATCACCGAGCAAGGGGAAGTGCTATCTTCCCGTTACCAACTTTATGAGATTGCCTATCGGAGTTTGGAGCAAGCAACATCGGCGCTCTTGACTGCTTCCGCCCACGTATCAAATGACTCAGAGTTTTCTCGGAAACATGATACAAAATGGGTAGAGGCAATGGAAGACATGTCAGCTGCTTCCTTAAGAAAATATCAGTCTTTAGTTTTTGAAGATCCTGATTTCTTGACCTACTTTAAGCAAGCGACTCCGTTATTAGAGCTTGGTGCTCTCAATATTGGTTCAAGACCGATGAGTCGTAAGGGCAGCGATCGCTTTGAGGATTTACGTGCCATTCCTTGGGTGTTTGCTTGGACTCAGAGCCGTCAACTTCTTCCAGCCTGGTATGCTGCGGGTACGGGCATTCAAACTTTTATAGAGAAAGATGCTGATCATCTCAACTTACTGAAGCAAATGTATAAGAGCTGGCCATTTTTCCGTTCAACGGTTGATAATTTACAAATGGCATTAACAAAAGCAGATTTGAAAACGGCCGTTGAATACATCGATATGGTTGAAGATAAAGAAGTAGCTAATCGTATTTTTAATAATATCGTCGATGAATATGAACGAACCAAGTCTGTTCTTTTACAAATTACAGAGAGCGAAGAGCTTTTAGACCAAACACCAACGATTCAGGCCTCTGTACGTCTAAGAAATCCTTACGTCGACCCATTGAACTTCCTTCAAGTAGACCTGATCTCGAAATCACGTCAAACCGAAGAAAAAGACGACGACCTATTCAACGAAGTCTTACTCACCATCAGCGGCATCGCAGCCGGCCTAAGAAACACAGGTTGA
- a CDS encoding SDR family oxidoreductase, whose amino-acid sequence MNLTNKIVLITGASRGIGAALAKAFGQQGAIVIVNYLKNERLAWQVVEEIEGQGGQAVAMQADVQKPNEAQEMVERIADELGSIDVLVNNALPHYTFNPKTRQMAWEVKWSNYQSQFDGNVQGAFNMCQAVVPFMKNQGKGRIINMVTNLIDFPIIPYHDYTTAKAALVGFTRNLAKDLGAFNITVNAVAPGLTYPTDSSLETKEEVREQLLHLTPLNRLATPKDIAGPVMFLASDHASFITGQVLRVDGGLVMR is encoded by the coding sequence ATGAATTTAACGAATAAAATCGTTCTGATAACAGGCGCGAGTCGGGGAATTGGCGCAGCACTTGCCAAAGCCTTTGGTCAACAAGGGGCCATCGTTATCGTGAATTATTTGAAGAATGAAAGACTAGCTTGGCAAGTGGTTGAAGAAATTGAGGGGCAAGGCGGACAGGCTGTCGCTATGCAGGCAGATGTTCAAAAACCTAATGAAGCGCAAGAAATGGTAGAGAGAATAGCCGATGAATTAGGGTCGATTGACGTATTGGTGAATAATGCTTTACCGCACTATACCTTTAATCCCAAAACACGCCAAATGGCTTGGGAGGTTAAGTGGTCAAACTACCAATCACAATTTGACGGCAATGTCCAAGGTGCTTTTAATATGTGTCAAGCAGTTGTCCCTTTTATGAAAAATCAAGGGAAAGGCCGAATTATTAATATGGTTACCAACCTCATTGATTTTCCAATCATCCCTTATCACGATTATACAACCGCAAAAGCTGCCTTGGTTGGCTTTACGCGTAATTTGGCCAAAGATTTGGGAGCTTTCAATATTACCGTTAACGCCGTTGCCCCAGGGCTCACATACCCTACCGATTCGAGCCTTGAAACCAAAGAAGAGGTGCGTGAACAACTCTTACACTTAACCCCGCTAAACCGACTAGCCACCCCAAAAGACATCGCAGGCCCCGTCATGTTCCTAGCCTCCGACCACGCCTCCTTCATAACCGGCCAAGTCCTAAGAGTAGACGGCGGCCTCGTCATGCGATGA